One genomic region from Drosophila busckii strain San Diego stock center, stock number 13000-0081.31 chromosome 3R, ASM1175060v1, whole genome shotgun sequence encodes:
- the LOC108602319 gene encoding tachykinin-like peptides receptor 86C, producing the protein MSDIVDTELLVNCTILAVRRFELNSIVNTTLLNSLNRTEVVSLLSSIIENRDNLQSINEAKDFLTECLFPSPTRPYELPWEQKTIWAIVFGLMMFVAIAGNGIVLWIVTGHRSMRTVTNYFLLNLSIADLLMSSLNCVFNFIFMLNSDWPFGSIYCTINNFVATVTVSTSVFTLVAISFDRYIAIVHPLKRRTSRRKVRFILVLIWALSCVLSAPCLLYSSIMTKHYYNGKSRTVCFMMWPDGRYPTSMTDYVYNLTILVLTYGIPMIVMLVCYTLMGRVLWGSRSIGENTDRQMESMKSKRKVVRMFIAIVSIFAICWLPYHLFFIYAYHNNQVASTKYVQHMYLGFYWLAMSNAMVNPIIYYWMNKRFRMYFQRIICCGFLGIKRYRYDSPKSRQHNKHSSNRHTRAEPKSQWKRSTMETQIQQLPTTSTRERQPALQSLNNAAIMERPADGNSSPICLSIQDSVGKRQHVNIKYISCDEDNNPVEDEHEIFTQAIKQL; encoded by the exons atgtcgGATATTGTGGATACGGAACTGCTGGTTAACTGCACAATCTTGGCCGTGCGTCGCTTCGAGTTAAATAGCATTGTGAATACAACGCTATTGAATAGCCTCAACCGCACCGAGGTTGTGAGTCTGCTCTCCAGCATCATAGAGAATCGGGATAATCTGCAGAGCATAAACGAAGCCAA AGATTTTCTAACCGAATGCCTGTTTCCATCGCCCACACGTCCATATGAGTTGCCATGGGAACAAAAAACCATTTGGGCCATTGTATTTGGTCTGATGATGTTTGTGGCCATCGCTGGCAATGGCATTGTACTATGGATTGTTACAG GACATCGCAGCATGCGCAcagttacaaattattttctattgaaCCTAAGCATTGCTGACCTGCTGATGTCCTCATTGAACTGCGTTTTCAACTTTATATTCATGCTGAATTCGGATTGGCCATTTGGCTCGATTTATTGTACCATCAATAATTTTGTGGCCACGGTAACCGTCTCCACATCGGTCTTTACGCTGGTGGCCATTTCGTTTGACAG ATATATTGCCATTGTACATCCTTTAAAGCGTCGCACATCGAGACGCAAAGTACGCTTCATACTGGTGCTGATCTGGGCCCTCAGCTGTGTGCTCTCAGCGCCTTGTTTACTCTACTCCAGCATCATGACGAAGCA CTATTACAATGGCAAATCACGCACTGTCTGCTTTATGATGTGGCCAGATGGACGCTATCCCACATCTATGACCGACTATGT CTACAATCTCACCATACTGGTGCTGACCTATGGCATACCCATGATTGTGATGCTTGTGTGCTATACGCTAATGGGCCGCGTGCTTTGGGGCAGTCGCTCCATAGGCGAGAACACAGATCGCCAAATGGAGTCAATGAAATCGAAACGCAAAGTTGTGCGCATGTTTATTGCCATTGTAAGCATCTTTGCTATATGCTGGCTGCCCTATCATCTATTCTTCATCTATGCCTATCACAACAATCAAGTGGCATCCACAAAGTATGTGCAGCATATGTACTTGGGTTTCTATTGGCTGGCCATGTCGAATGCCATGGTGAATCCCATCATATACTACTGGATGAACAAAAG ATTTCGCATGTATTTTCAACGCATAATTTGTTGCGGTTTCTTGGGTATTAAGCGCTATCGTTACGATTCCCCCAAGAGCAGGCAGCACAACAAGCACAGCTCCAATCGACACACACGAG CGGAGCCGAAGAGTCAGTGGAAGCGCAGCACCATGGAAACGCAAATCCAACAGTTGCCCACAACTTCAACGCGCGAACGTCAGCCGGCGCTGCAGAGTCTGAATAACGCGGCCATAATGGAGCGGCCCGCAGATGGCAATAGCTCACCCATTTGCCTTTCCATACAGGACAGCGTGGGCAAGCGGCAGCATGtgaatatcaaatatatttcatgTGATGAGGACAATAATCCAGTCGAGGATGAGCATGAGATCTTTACGCAGGCGATCAAGCAGCTGTGA
- the LOC108601430 gene encoding mitochondrial import receptor subunit TOM20 homolog, with the protein MPGTLLSPAKLGIAVGLAGAAFLGYCVYFDNKRRSHPEFRKQLIERRRRRNNKSAESPDDVPILSDQKSIAQYFMQEIKKGELLLSQGDLEGSAEHFMNAITVCNAPGKLLSMLQTSLPVQAFDLLLNKLNKLNSYHMQTQRMPNALDGMVVDDGSVE; encoded by the coding sequence ATGCCTGGAACTTTGCTAAGCCCAGCAAAACTTGGCATAGCTGTGGGTCTGGCCGGTGCCGCATTTCTGGGCTATTGTGTGTATTTCGATAACAAGCGTCGCAGTCATCCAGAGTTTAGAAAGCAACTTATCGAACGTCGGCGTCGCCGTAATAATAAATCAGCCGAATCCCCAGATGATGTGCCCATACTATCCGACCAAAAGTCAATCgcacaatattttatgcaggAAATCAAAAAGGGTGAACTGCTGCTAAGCCAGGGCGACCTCGAAGGCAGCGCCGAGCACTTTATGAATGCCATTACTGTTTGTAACGCGCCAGGCAAACTGCTCAGCATGCTGCAGACGTCGCTGCCAGTGCAGGCTTTCGATTTACTTCTGAACAAGCTCAACAAGCTCAACAGCTACCATATGCAGACACAAAGGATGCCAAACGCGTTAGATGGCATGGTAGTAGACGATGGTAGCGTGGAGTAA